In Kordiimonas sp. SCSIO 12610, the sequence GCAATGCTCACATATAATGTATTGCACTTCATTTCGCGAACAAACGCTGAAATTTCGCGGTTTTTGGATGCGGCCCGGTATGCCGATTTTGGACAACGATTTAATTTCAAAAATTTGGGTGCAGGCTTCGAAGAACTAGGGGATACTTTCACTGACATCCTCGAACGGTTCAGGGAAGTCCGAGCTGGTCAGGAGGAAGAGCTTAGGCACCTAAAGGCGCTTGTCGAGCATGTACCTGTTCCACTTATATCGCTACATCAGGATGGTAGCATCACACAGTGGAACAATGCAGCAAGACGCCTCTTTGGCAGTGCTCATGTAACAAAAACAAGCGATCTGGAGCAGTTTGGCCAGCGTTTCCATGACGAAATTCTATCAATAAAGACTGGCGAAAGAAAATTAGCGATCTTCGTTGTTGATGATGTTGAACAACGCCTGACCGTCGCTGCAACACAAATTATACTGGCCGGAGAGGTCGAGCGTTTAATAAGCTTGCAGGACATTCAAAGTGAACTTGATATAGCGCAATTGGAAGCATGGCAGGACTTGGTGCGGGTATTGACCCACGAAATTATGAATTCAATCACTCCAGTCGCGTCGCTCGCGAAAACAGCGGAAGACCTCATTGATGATGTCCGTGACAGAGTCACTGATCAACCCGATTTGGTGGAAGAACTAAGTGATGTAAAGGATGCCGTTAAAACTGTTGCCAGAAGATCCGACGGACTGATGCAATTCGTTACCAGCTACAGACGCCTAACACGATTACCACCGCCAGAGAAAACTCGTATCCTAATTCATGAATTATTTACGAGCGTGAAGTTACTCGGAACCCACGATTGGGCCGACAATCAGATTAAATTGCATACTAATATTTCCCCAAGTGAACTTGATTTGAATGCTGACCCTAAAATGATCGAGCAAATCCTGATTAACATGCTGCAAAATGCTGGACATGCCCTTAATGGGGTTGATGACGCTAATGTTTGGCTAAATGCGCGATTAAGCAGTCGGGGGCGGACAATCATTGAGATTGAAGAC encodes:
- a CDS encoding PAS domain-containing sensor histidine kinase, with amino-acid sequence MSFKRFSFLLAVRLIAIMFSLMGLVFLFTTPGYHAATLLMLCVTAMLTYNVLHFISRTNAEISRFLDAARYADFGQRFNFKNLGAGFEELGDTFTDILERFREVRAGQEEELRHLKALVEHVPVPLISLHQDGSITQWNNAARRLFGSAHVTKTSDLEQFGQRFHDEILSIKTGERKLAIFVVDDVEQRLTVAATQIILAGEVERLISLQDIQSELDIAQLEAWQDLVRVLTHEIMNSITPVASLAKTAEDLIDDVRDRVTDQPDLVEELSDVKDAVKTVARRSDGLMQFVTSYRRLTRLPPPEKTRILIHELFTSVKLLGTHDWADNQIKLHTNISPSELDLNADPKMIEQILINMLQNAGHALNGVDDANVWLNARLSSRGRTIIEIEDNGCGIDPETAQKIFVPFFTTKREGSGVGLALTRQVMIAHGGAITYKQRKDGGSIFTLTF